A segment of the Butyrivibrio fibrisolvens genome:
TAAGCATTTGAACAAAGCTCTTCAAGTTCCTGATCGTGTATAAAGTCAGTAAGGATAACTCTTGGATCCTCTGCTGCCATACGTCTTATCTGTTCCATATATTCAGCAGCATTGGAAAATCCCCCTGCTACTACTATCTTCATATCAGAATCAATATTCTTATATGCTTCAAGAAGATAGTGAATACCCTTTTCAGGAACTATACGGCATAAGGTCATTATATAATCGTGACCCTTAAGCCCATACTTCTTAGTGATAAGATCGGGCTTTCTGATAACAGGCCTTGATATTCCATTAGGAATATAGTGGGTATCACGGCCATAGGTCTCTTTAAAATATTCCTGAACATTTTTGGACAAGACTATGACTTCGTCTGCATACTTTGCGGCCATCTTCTCACCTGTCATGAGCATCTTGGATGCAAAGTTACCCCATTTTGCTCTCTGCCAGTCAAGACCGTGAATGGTTGCTATTACTTTCTTACCAAAAAGTTTTGGAAGCCACAGCATAAGACAGGGGCCTTCTGCATGATAATGAATAACATCATATCCTCCAAAGAGGGCTCTGATAGTTGCAAAGAAAGCATATACTATAGCATTAAGCTTTCCGTTATTTAATGTCGGAACAACTATTATCCTGATATCATCGAAATAAAGTCCGGGCTTTCCAGCAACTTTATTTCTCGGCTGCTTGTGCTTCTGGTAACGATTGTAACAGTCAACAACGTGTCCCTTATCACGAAGTCTTGTAGCAAGTTCCCATACTACAACTTCTACGCCGCCTTCGCGGGACGGAACACGCTTCTGTCCTATCATTGCTATATGAAGTTTTGATTTATTTTTATTAGAATGCATTTTCGCTTTGACATCCCATACCAATCATATTTTAGCTATCAGGCTTATGATCACACTTCGCCGCCTACAAGGTCGCACTTATCACAGAGCATAAGGCCTTTTCTTCCGATCTTCTTCATAGCTTCTCTTATCTGCATATGCTCTTTAGAATACCAGGCTTGCTGTACAGTCATCTTATTAAGATCACCAAGATCATACTTGCCAAGTGCATCTGCTGCACAAAGACTGACATGTCCATCAGGTCTAATTATAAACTGCTGAAAAGGAAGGACGCACTTAGCCTTACTTCTATGGGCTACTTCCTTCTTATTAGGTGACTGTCCACCTCTTGAGTTCAAAATCTCATGCTTAAGACGAAGGCTGAACAGAACTTTTGGCTGAAGCTCTTCATGCTGCTCAACATATTCATATATAGGCTTAAGATTAGGACTTAATACCTGCTCATCACTATAATCATCAATGACCATCTCATCAAGATACTGCATGATATCTATGAACTTCTCAAGAGTCATTACAGTACCATTAGTATAGAGATGCCACTTGGCATTCGGAATCTTCTCCTTGGCATACTTCTGGAAATCAATGATCCTTGGATCAAGGAAGGGCTCATTATTACTAAAAAGAGCTATCTGACCTCTATAATCCCACTGAGCAATCTCATCTATGATCTTATAAAAAAGCTCATCTGTCATTTTTGCATATGGCCTTTGAGGTTCATGTACATTAACAGGACAGAAAGGACAATCTCCATTACATCTGTTAACTGTCTCAATCTCTATTTCAGTAGGCTGCGGAAGGTTATTCATATCATATGAATTCACCATACGATCATTAGCCTTCTCCATTCCTGTCTTTACAAACTTGTGATAGAAATCCTTTATTACGCTTTTGTCACGGAAGGAATTTCTTTTTTCTACTCTAACCATCTAGATCTCCAACTTTCAGGATATATTTATTATCTTGTGTAAATTTTCATGAGTTTCTCTGCATATACTGCTGCATCATCAAAGAGACCTGCTTTACAATTCAAGCGGTACTGTTTAAGTTTACCCGTATCATTATAAAGGCTTTGAACCTTTTTGACCAGCGCACTTACATCGCCGCTTTCAAACGTCTCTCCGGTAGCGTTATCAGAGCCCTTTTCAATAGTATTTATGAGTTCCGGAATACCACCTATATCAGCTCCCATTACAGGTGTTCCAAGAGCTATAGATTCCATAACAGAATATGGACAGTTCTCGTACCATTCTGATGGATAGATAGTAAATGCAGCGTTCTTTATAAGTTGTCTTAACTCATCCCCTGATTTAAATCCAAGGTTAACGACATTGGAACCTGCACCGTTTATCTCATTGACAACTCCGACCATTACAGCGTTTGCTCTTGAGTCAACAGCAGCTTCAAGAGGTCCCTTACCTGCAAATACAAAAGTGATCTCAGGGAGCCTTTCTGAAGCATTAAGGATCGTACCTATTCCCTTCTCCGTACTATACCTTCCAAAATACAGAACATAGGTGTGTTCCGGCAGTTTATAATCAGCCGGTTCTATAGTTGGCATCTGTTTATTAGCAGCAGTCTTGACTTCTTCAGGAAGGAAGTTATGCATTGCTATAGTCTTACCTGCAAATAATGGATTCGTATCCATCTTCTTCTTCATAAACTCTGAAGGGCAGATAATGGCATCAATGTATGAATACGCTTTATTGCTCTTCCAATATTCCGCCTCTAAGCTTCCGATAACACTCTTTAACAGGCTTCCATGAATGCACCTGTTCTTAGTACAGTTACCAAAGCGCCCGCCAATACACTTCTCACAATTAGCTCCGCTCTTTAAGTCCCTAAGCATATGATTAGGGCATATAAGCTGGTAATCATGGGCAGTATATACTATCTTACACTTGTGACCTGTTTCCGTCCTCCAGGCATCAATTTCCAGGATTATAGAAGGTGTCAGCTGATAATTGAAATTATTAAGGTGGCACACATCAGGCTCATAGTCATCAAGTACAAGTCTTATCTTCTTCCTTGCTTCCTTTGAATATATTGTCTTAAAGGGATAAGTTATCTTAGAAAAAACAGAGCCCCCATGAAAGTCCATATCCTTAGTATAGGCATCCATATTGTTGCCTACACATCTGCCTTCATGCTCCATTCCAAAATACTGGACTTCATGTCCAATACTTTGGAAATACTGGCCAAGACCAAACATATATGTCTCAGATCCACCATTGGGATAGAGGAATTTATTGATCATCAAAATCTTCATATAAAGCCATCCACTTCAGTAAAGTATCTAAAATCAAAATCTATAAAGGACCAAAACTACTATTATTTACCTATCTTCAATACCTTTCTAAACACAGGGATAATAGTACTTTGAGCAAATTCATCCTTAACCGCTATCAAAGTCACAAGATATGCAATACCGCTTACAACTATAGCTATGAGAAGCCTTATTATCACATTTTCTATCAACACCTTGAACGCAATACAAATAATAAAAACAAATATAGTACCCAATATAGGACCGGTAATGATCTTGCCTACATTAGAAAGCCTTATCTCTGCAGGCTTTCCGATCATACTTATAACCATGATAACAATATTCGCAGCAACAGTTGTAATAGCTGCTCCGTGTATTCCCAGCGGAGGTATCAGTATGCAGTTAGTTATTGCATTTATGACCATACCTGACATGCAGGCTCTCATGAACTGCTTTTCTCTCTTAGCTGGAATCAGGATTATATTACCAAAGAAGCTTCCAACCAGCATAAACAGCATGCTAAAAGAAAGTATCCTTACTACTCCTGCCGAAGGCAAATATTCTGCCCCACCAATAAGAGTCAATATCTCTTCCGGCATTACAAGAAGCCCTGCAAAGCATGGAAGTGCAACAGCAAGCATAAATGAAACCGTATACCTGTACAAGCTATTGAGCTGTTCATTATCATTATTATCAAATGCCTTAGTCATCTGAGGCATGATCACAAATATGATCGCATTGGCAAGCTGGGTTACAAAGTTGATCAAATATGCAGCTGTAGTATATAACCCAACCGCCGTATCATCCTTGATAACACCGATCATTGTTATATCAAGATTATTCAGGATATGCTGTGCCAATATCATAGTAACCATGGTCACTATTGGCCCGGTATGTCTCTTCCAGTCCATGTGAGTAGTAAATCTTACATGGCAATACTTTTTTCTATAAAAAACATTGGCTATATAGGCGCCGCTTGATGCAATAATAGCAGTAACAGCATATGCCTTGTAATGCTCTCTGGAACGGACAAATGCAAACATGCATATAAGTGCCAATATCTGAAATACAGCCGTTCTTATAGTTATGTACCGAAAATCCTCCATGGCTGTATTGAGCCAGTCGGTTCCGATAACAGTAAGGATAATTCCTAGACTTTGGATCAGAATAAGAGTCTTATATCCGCTAAGTTTAGGAACAAATAATGTGCACAGGATGAGTACAACATACGCTACTACAGCCATACAGATATTGATCGAATATATCTGACTTGAAGTCTTCTCAAGTTCCTTCTTATCATCCTTAACAAGGCTACATTCTCTGATGGCATATGATGTAATACCAAGAGTTGTGATAAGGGAAAAATAGCTGACAAACGAAGATGAAAAATTAACCTTACCTACATTCTCAGCTCCCAATACCCTGCTGATATAAGGAAAAGTAATAAGCGGATATATAATACTCGATATTGTTCTTATAGTATTAAAGACAGTATTCTTTTGTACTGACGGAGAATCATTCTCAATGCCCTGTCCCAAATTTTGTCCTCTTTATTTCTTCTTGTTCCTGCCGGTTGCAATCAGCCACATAAATCTTATATTGGTAAAAAAGTATCTCTTAACAAGTCGCTCCGGATTCTGAAGCATACGATACAACCATTCAAGGCCAATGAGCTGAACCCATATAGGAGCTCTCTTAATAGTGCCCGCATGAAAATCAAATGCAGCTCCTACTCCAACGCAGACACCTCTGAACTTTCCTTTATGTGCCAGCATCCATTTCTCCTGTCTGGGAGCTCCAAGACCAATCCATATAATATCTGGGTCAGCCTTATTGATCATATCTATCATCTCATCTTCTTCAGCATCAGAAAGATCTCTAAAAGGAGGCGAATAATAGCCTTTAACTATAGTTCCCGGATACTTTCTTTCGATATTAGCTTTAAGCTTATCAAGCGTCTCCTGAGTCGAGCCATAGAAGTAATGAGTAGTCTGTCCATCCATAGATGCCTTAAGCATCTCTTCCATGAAATCAGGTCCCGGCATCCTGACAGCTTCTGTATCAGTGTCGTGACGAAGAAGTCTTGCAATAGGAGCTCCATCAGGGAAGGTTAACGCAGAGCTATTCTCAGCTTCTCTGACGTCTTCTCTGTCATAAGACATAACCGTAGTATGTACATTTGAAAAGCAAATGTACTGCCCCTTAAGAAGGTCAAGGTGATTACGTACATATGTAACAGCTTCAGATATATTAGAAACCGTATAATTCACCCCAAGAACAACACCTTTACGAAGCATAGCAGTATACCTTATGGCATTATAGCCTACTGAAGAATTGATACTTTTATGTGAAACTCTTCCACCTTCGAAAGTTATAATGACATCCGACGGTATATTCTTTGAAGCAAGCATTTCTGCAACAGTGCCAACCTTTTCGGGTTTACTGTCAGGAAGATATATAACAGCTCTCTCATAATTAAGATCAGAATCATCCAAGGTGAGCTCATCATCTATATTGCCCGCCATATCTTCAACAGTTATTACCTTATCTACGATTCCTCCACCAAGCTCTAACATCTGGTGCCGTATAACAGACTCGTGCTTTTTATCAGTTATAAGAAGGAGCTTTTGATAGATACTGTCATTTCTGATCTTTCCAAGTATACGTCTTCTGTACCAGATCCTTATAGCAGAATCAAATATCGTATTGTAGATGAAAAATGCAGCTATAACAGTCCTTGATACTCTGCTGCTCCATTTAGCTATAAACAGATAGATAAGCAGTATCAAAAGGAAATAGATCTGCGTCTTGATGACAGTAAATATGATCTCTGTCCTACTCTGCTCAACAGGAAGTCCCCATTTTGAACCCTTGGTATAGCTTAATACTACATTGATAAGCAGTAACACCATGAACAAAGAAACATAAAGTCCCTGTATTCCTTTTGTTCTTTCATAAAATGGCGCAAGAAAAATATATCTGGAAAAAATTGCAAGGAAATATGCAGCACTAAGTGCTGCATAATCCAGATATAAAATATGTCGTCTGTATATTTTTCTCATGCGAGACTCTATATTATACTTCATGATCACTCAACCATTATAGTATGCGTTTTATATCATAAATGCACACACTATATATTATTTTAATTAATACTCATTGCATGCCAGGCAGCATCAGCTCCATATCCACATGTAACTGTTACCGTCCGCCCTACTATAAGAGGAAGTCCTGACAAAGCTGTAGTCGTATCAAGCTTAATGAGCATAGTACCATCTGATGTAACAAGATACAAGGTGTTAAGAGTAGAGCTTACAGATACAGTACCTGTAAAGGATGCTGTAGTCGTATATGCTCCTGCATCATTATAATTGGCATTACCAAGATTTGTAACCTTTGCAGCATGCATATATGCATCATTGCCTCTGTATAGCGCAACTGCTATAGACTGTCCCGGAATCAGTGTCAGGCATCCTGAAAAGTCTGTGTTACTATCATACTTAACGATCATCGTACCATAGGATGTTGAAAAGTATAATAACGAAGTAGTGGTTTCAGCAGTAACTGTACCTCTTACATTAGGCATTTCCACACCGCCTACGATAATAGTATCAGGAACACTGTTAGACGGATCACTATCACTTACAGTTACTGCATGGAGACATGCATCACTTCCTCTTGCAACTTTAATATAAACAGCCTTGCCAATAGCAACAAGCTGACATCCAGTAAAGTCAGTAGTACTATCAACCTTGATCTGCATGGTTCCTTCTGTTGTTGAAAGGAATATCACATCTTCTGTAGTCTTACTTGTAACAGTACCATATACTGTTGCAGAAGTTGAAGAGTCGACAACTGCGACGGTCTCATATATCTTAGATGCATGAAGACAGGCATCCTGGCCCCTATGACATTCAACCGTTACTTCCTTGTCAGGAAGAAGCATCTTACAACCGCTCAAATCTGTCTCAGGGTCTATAGCGATCGTCATCTTGCCCTGCGGAGTGTTCAAATAAAGATAACTACTTGTTGTATCAATACCTACCGTACCACTTACAGTATATGTATCAAACGCATCTGATCTAATACACATTACAGAAAAGACGGCTAATACACACATTAGAAAAACTGATAATCTTGCTTTAATTCGCTTACTCATAGTTCTCCCCTTTCATTATCCGATGATTCCCATTCTCCTTACTATGCTTCTGTATGCCTTTCTGGACATATATGCAAAATACAGAGCTTTAGCTCTGATATTCTGACCGAATTTAAGAACTGCGCCAGGCTTCCTATCAAGTCTTCTGTAAACAGGAGAAGCCTTCTTGTATTCTTCAAGTTCCTTCCTGCATTCATCTGCTGAAAAGACGCCACCCTTCTTATCCATATAATGAAAGCAACTATATATATTCTGTTCTGATGCCCAGTATCCATCTGATACATTATGCCTTGCCCAATACTTTGGGGCTATGGCATATACAAGCTCATCACTTGTAAAAGCCGGGAACACTGCAAAAGATGAATTTGATAATAAAAGATACTTAGCGTTTTTGATAGTTACGTAGTCCTTGGCAAGGTCATTGGTAACAGCCTTAACCTCCGGAAGGATCTTGTGAGCAGCCTCTACATCATCTGTTACTGCCAGAAATTCCATATCCGGACGAACCTTTTTCATATTCTTAATGCCATGAAGCCAATACTTCCTATCAAGCCACAGTTCAGGTGAATTGGAGTAGTCTCCACATCTTAAATGAATAATACAAAGATTATCTTTGGTATATTCATGTGAATCATACTCCGGCTTAACCTTGAGCCAGTCCTTTAGCTTGTCCTTATATTTTTCAAAATACTCTTCACCCTGAAGATTACCATACAAAAGGGTATTATCCTCAATATCAAAGAAAGCTTTGTCAACTCCGCTTACATAGACTCCATGTTCCATGTCATGTGAAGAGTTACCAAGGTAAAGTCTGTGATCTTCATCTTCAAATATAGTAAATTTTGACTTATCCGCTTCCGGTATCTCTATGCCAAGGTCTATATCCATGAAATACATTCCTGTATCGGAATGCATATTATTAGCAAGACCCTTTGGATTTATTATTCCAAACTCGCAGCCCTTATTCTCAGCAGCAGCTCTTGCGCATACATACCAAAAGAGCTGATTACCAAGTCCGGAACCGTATGAAAACTCCGTTCCAATCACTGTATAATATCTGTCCTTTCGAATTTACATTTAACGCACAACAAAGAATAAATAATTAATCTTTGTCCACATCCAGCTTCTTCTCTTTGGCGATATATATAGGTCTGTTCTTAACCTCCATATATATCCTTGCCAGATACTCCCCTATTATTCCAAGGAGAAGAATTATCATTCCTCCCAAAAATAAAAGAAGTAACAAAATAGTTGTTGTATCCTGCCATGGACGTGCACCAGAAATCGACATGGCATACAGCCTGACACCATAAACAAATGAAATTAAAATAACAAGAAATCCCAAATAGATCACTGCTCGCAGAGGCGCTACGGCAAAGGCAATAATACCTGTCTTGGCATAATTCCATAGGCCCTTATAATTCCACTTACTATCGCCATCAACACGCTCTACATTTTCATATTCAATCCACTTGGAATTAAATCCGATCCAGGAATAGATACCTTTGATAAAACGCTCATGCTCTCTCATGGAAACTATCGCATCAGCAACCTGCTTCTTCATAAGCCTGTAATCTGTCATGCCCGGTGCAAGTTTCATACCTGTAGCCAAGTTGATAACATGATAAAAAGAATTAGACAATAAATTTCTGATTCTGGATTCTTTTTCTCTTTTTACTCTTCTGGCTGTAGCACAGTCATATCCTTCTTCTTCGATAGCATGAAGCATGTCTATAAGAAGGTGCGGCGGATGCTGAAGGTCCGCATCCATTAGTGCCACATAATCTCCATCAGCATTCTCAAGTCCCGCGTAAATAGCTGACTCCTTACCAAAGTTTCGTGCAAAAGATATATATCTGACATTACTGTTTTCAGCATTTGAAAGCTTTACAATACGTTCTAAAGTATCATCTTTACTTCCATCATCAATATACAAAACACTAAAGCTGTAAGCTTTAAGTTCATTACTAAACAGCTCTTTCAATGCATCATATATCAGTTCTACACATTTGGATTCGTTATAACAAGGAATTACTATATCGATTTTTTTCATAATACTTTCCCATAGCAAGAATAGTCAGTTATTGTAACATTGCCTTTTTGATAACACTAATAGTTATCTGCAAATACGCATAACTGACTATATTATAGCATAATACAGAAATACAAACGATCAAATAATAGCAGTTGACGTCGTATCCACATCATCAATAGCTGCCACTATATCATCACTGGTTTCTCTATACTTTTTATATCCACCAGCCAGTGAAGCAATAATAATGACCAAACATACTGTCAACGTAATTATCTTTGACCTCTTGCTATTAAAAAACATCTGCGGAATGAGTCCGATGATAATAGCAAACAATAATATCCATGATGGATAATAATATCTAAATTCGAATGCCTGCGTATTTAAGAGATATGCACCATAATAAAATAATGAGACCAAAAAAGTAGCTTCATATAAATTTAATGGTGCCTTCTTTCCCTGATACTTAAAACGCCATATCAAAATAAGCACAAGGCTAAGCAAGTACATGATCCATGGCCTTCTAATAATACTGTTAAATTCCATAAATGCAAGGAAGAAATTTACATAAAACGCTCTTTGCTGTGAATCATTTAATCCAAATTCATTATCAGGATCCCATGGCTGATAATAATATTCATACATATTTACAGGCTTTCCGATTCCTAATGAATGAGAAATAAATTCCCATTTCGTCTTTAGGAACATTTTAGGCTCATGCAGCGCCATCTTCACATACCTCTTGACCAGCCTTGTAGAATGATCTCCTTCTGATATGGCCATTGAAGATATCGGTGAATTAAACATACCATTGATAGATGATCCCTGCTCATCATAGCTGTTATTCTGCACTGCAATAGCAGTAGCCCCGTCTCCAAACAGATCATCCAGGTAATCTATATACTCATACTGCTTATCAGGTTCCATAGATTGAATTACAGATACTATCTCCCATGCAAATCCTGCAGAATAAGAAGGCAAAACTCTGATATTCAAAAGAGAAGGCAAAAATGCAGAAACAAAAAAACCAAGAAGTACAGACGCGCTTAATAATACTCTTGCCAAAAGCTTCTTTTCTCTTAACAGGACAATAATTATCACGGCCGGAATTATAGAAAAAGCATTCGCCCTATATCCAAAGCATACAAATGAAAATCCGATAATCAGGATAACAGTAATAACCTTATCGAATCTAACCTGAAGTGCTCTCCATTTCCAGATAAGCAAAAGAATTGCCAACATAGCAATGGCACTACCAACACTCGCCTCATAATATACTCCAAAAGCCCACATAACAGGAGACAGAAAAAGGCATATCTTATTCCACAGCGGATGCTGCTTTTCATTTAACTGATCAATAAAAACAATAGTTAACAACCAATGTAAAAAGCACTGGGTAAATGTATAAAGAATGATAGATCCAACTATCTCTTTAGAAAGCAAAATAAAAAATGAGGGTGTAATAGTAAGCCATGAGCTTGACGGATATAAGGCAGATTCTCCAGTTAAAAAAGCCTTAATAGATGTCTTTAAACTATCAGTAAATGATATTCGAACATAGGAATCAATATAAATGATTCCCGGATGAGATAATATGGTGATAAAAACAGAAATCAAAAGTGCAATTATAATACTATTACGATTATTACAAAACCACTTTATGTATGCAGATTGTTTTATTTCAGCAATTATCTTGCCTGGTTTTTTAGTTGCCATTTTCATATTTATACAAAAATCTCCATAAATGCTTAGATTGTTATATATCTACCCAATTCACAATATATGTTTTAATAGGACAAAAAGCTTCAGAATAATCAAATAAGGATATTTAATAAAGCCCATCTTTATATTGCTTACGCCTTTATACTCTCTGGCATAATAACACAATGATTTCAGAAATAACCTGCTGACTTTTTCAAAATGCTGAGGTGTCTCTTTCTTATAATCATGATCATGTATTACTGTAACTTCAGGGCAATATACCATTTTCAGATCGGCACGTCTTATGCGCTCTTCTATTATATATTCCTCAAAATACAGAAATGTATTAGGATCAAAGCCGCCTACCTGTTCAAACAAGGCGCTGTCAAAAAACCAGAAGCATCCGGAAAATGTATAATGATCCTCGATCTTATTTCGCAAAGTCTTGATCATATTACCATAAAGACAGTTCACTATACTCTTTTTATACATGGGATTTAAATGTTTGTCACCCTCGAGTATATCAGGTCCAACCACTACAACATCCTTGGTAAACTTATCTCCTGCAATATCAAGATTAAGCTTACCCTCAAATAAAATATCATTATTTGAAAAAACAAGAATGGAATCTCCAAAAAGTGAATATGAAAGCTCTGCACCAAGATTATTCCCCTTTGCATATCCGAGATTCTCATAGGTGGCATAATAATATACAGATATACCCTCTAACTCAAAAGAGTATATCTGTCCCTTATCCATTTCCTTAACCGGAGATAATTCGTAATGCTGTTTCAAATATTCAAATCCTGAAGCATCTTCAGAATTATCAACAATAATATATTCTATATTTCCTTTTGAAATCAAAGCGTCCTTACAATACTTTATATAGCAGACTGTAGCTGCGATCGTATTGTAATCCACTAAGATCATCGAATAATTATGCTTAGTCTGACACTCCATCACGGATTGTATGCCCCCCTGGCATTTCTAAACAGTATCTTCATCAGCTCGCTATTGCCCTTAAAAAAGCTTATCTTGGTCGGAGTCTTGCCTTTCTTAGGGTAAGCCCTTGTAACCGGAACCTCACACGCCTTCATTCCCAACTGAGTAGCTCTTACTGATAAGTATGCAAGAAGCTCATAAGTCACAAATATATCTCTAAGAGGCTGAACCCTCTCATCAGTCAGATAACGTCTTGAATATGCCCTATATGCATTAGTTGTATCTGTAAACCTTTGATGCGCTGTTAATGATATCACAGGTGCATGAATAAGTCTTACAGCTATATTTCTTACCATAGGAGTATTGATAGCACGTCCGCCTTTTATAAATCTTGATCCCTGCACGAAATCATATCCCTTTTCAAGCTTATCTATAAACCTTGGAATATCCTCGATACTATCTTTATTATTGCCATCAATAGTAAGTATACCTTTGTAGCCTCGTTCAAGTGCCCACCAGATACCCATTCGAAGCTGGGCGCCCTGCTTACCTGTATCTTTCTTTACAAGAAGAGTGTTAACATCAAGGCTTCTGAGCTTCTTCTCATCAGTACATCCATCAGTTGATCCGCCATCGCAGATAATAATATCAACATGATCAGAAATGTTATGTTTCTTAGCTCTAAAAAGTTCCTTATGGATCCTGTCGCCTTCGTTGATGATAGGGATCAGTACCGCATAATCTTTGGTCTTTGAATTATATTC
Coding sequences within it:
- a CDS encoding glycosyltransferase family 2 protein; the protein is MIHEKQSGVPKFECTEYNSKTKDYAVLIPIINEGDRIHKELFRAKKHNISDHVDIIICDGGSTDGCTDEKKLRSLDVNTLLVKKDTGKQGAQLRMGIWWALERGYKGILTIDGNNKDSIEDIPRFIDKLEKGYDFVQGSRFIKGGRAINTPMVRNIAVRLIHAPVISLTAHQRFTDTTNAYRAYSRRYLTDERVQPLRDIFVTYELLAYLSVRATQLGMKACEVPVTRAYPKKGKTPTKISFFKGNSELMKILFRNARGAYNP